DNA from Streptomyces rishiriensis:
ACTGCTCGGGCAAGCACCGCATCGAGGTGCCCCGGGGCGTCGCCGTGAAGGTCACGAGCGACGACGGCAGCGTCCGGGCACAGGGCTTCCGGGACGCGCTGAGCGTGCGCACCGAGGACGGCTCCGTGCACGTCACCGACTCGAGCGGGCCGCTGGAGCTGCGCAGCGACGACGGTTCCGTACGCGCCGAGGTCTCCTCGCGCACGGTGGACGCGCGTACCGCCGACGGCTCGGTCCGCCTGACGTTGTCCGCCGTACCGGACCGGGTGGAGTCCGTCAGCGACGACGGCTCGGTGACGATCACGCTGCCCGAGGCGACCTACCGGGTGACCGCCAAGACCGACGACGGAGGGGTGGACGTGTCCGTACCGCGTGACGAGTCCAGCGCGCACGTCGTCAGCGCGCGCACCGCCGACGGCAAAGTCACTGTCAGGAACGCGAACTGACCGACCCGTGTGTTCGTCCTCAACCGGTGGGAGAATGACTCCGGGCAGGGCGGATCACAGCACGGGAGAGGGATGTGACGGCGACACCAGCGCAGCCGTATTCGCCGTTGGTGCCGCGTGCACGGCGTCGCCGTGCACGGCGGGGACCGTCCGCCTTCGGGGACGCCCTCGCCCTGGTCGCCCTCCCCCTCGTGGCCGCTCTCGCGCTGCCCGCCGCGTTCGCCGGCGGGGGCACCCGGCGCTGGTTCGGCGGGCGGGCGGAAGGACAGCGGGCCGAGGCCCAGGCCGCCAAGGACGCGGCGGCGGCCGCCTTCTACGAGCTGGACACCGCCCAGCGCGATGTGCGGTTCTCGATCGAGACGATCAGGGCCGTGGACGACTCGCCGGCCGCCCGGCGCGCGGTCGCCGACTTCGAGGCCGTCGGCAGGCGGATCGACGAGGCCAGCCACCAGTACATCGACGCCGTGGACGCCCATGACCTCGACCGGGACGACCTGGAGGCGTCGGCGGCCTCCCAGGCGCGCACCGAGCTGACCCGGGCCAAGGACGAGCTGGGCCGCGTCAAGCAGGAGCTGGACCGGTTCGCCGACGGGCTGGGCCCCCTGCTCGGCAAGGCCGAGACCCAGCTGGCCCGTCTCGCGCCCGCCGTGGAGCGGGCCCGGCAGGCGCTGCTGGCCGCGTCGAACGCGCTGGACGCCGTACGGGAGAGCGGGCTGCGGGCGGACGCTCTCGCGGCACGGCTCGCGGCGCTGGCGCCCGAGCTGACGAAGCTGAACCAGGGTGCGGGACAGCATGGCGTGCCGCAGACGCTGGAGCGCGCGGAGCGGGTGGCGCGGGAGGCCGAGGCGGTCCGGGTGGAGGCGGAGCGGCTGCCGGAGCGGGCCGCCGAGATCGACCACAGGCTCGTCTCGCTGCGTACCCGCGCCCAGGCATTGACGACCCGCTCGGGGCAGGTGGAGCCGATCCTGAGCGAGCTGCGGCGGCGGTTCTCGGCCGCCTGCTGGCAGGACCTCCAGCACGTCCCCGACCAGGCCGGGGAGCACGTCCGGCAGGCCGAGGCCAAGCTCGAGGAGGCGCGCGGCGCGCGGGAGGCGCAGCGCTGGCCGGACGCCACCGCGCTGCTGTCGACCGTGCGTGCCCTGCTGAACAGCACGGACGAGGCGGTCTCGGCCGCCGGCGACCGGCTGACCAGGTTGAACGCCGTGCAGAAGGATCCGCAGGCGGAGATCGACCGGACCCGGTTCGCGATCCGGGACGCCCAGCGGCTGGCGATGGCGGGGCGCAACACGCCCGATCCCCGGCACGCGCGCCCGCTGGACGACTCGGTGGCCCGGCTGGAGCGGGCGATCGCCACGCTGGAGGGCCGGCACCCCGACTACTGGCACTTCCTGACCGAGACGGAGGCCGTCCGGCGGGCGGTGTCGGACGTGGTGGCCGGGATCCGCGAGGAGCGCGGTACGGGGCACTGACATTGCCGCGGAAGCCCGGCGGGCGGATATTGAAGGTACGTACGGCCTCCATCGGCGCATCCACCCTCAGGGAGGCGGATATGGCCACACACACAGTGCACGACCGGTCCAGGCGGCGCATCGCCTTCGACGAGCATCTGCCGGTCGACCACCGCCTGAACCTGGTCTACCGGATCGGCGCCGGGC
Protein-coding regions in this window:
- a CDS encoding DUF4097 family beta strand repeat-containing protein, with the translated sequence MARTSLPVRAVLVTGAVVALAVGTTACGASAADDEHPDHRSFALQGRTLTIDSDDSALEIVASDTAEAGRADVTRWFQGSVTIGKEPKVSWSMKDDRLTLRMHCSGVVADCSGKHRIEVPRGVAVKVTSDDGSVRAQGFRDALSVRTEDGSVHVTDSSGPLELRSDDGSVRAEVSSRTVDARTADGSVRLTLSAVPDRVESVSDDGSVTITLPEATYRVTAKTDDGGVDVSVPRDESSAHVVSARTADGKVTVRNAN